GTGCGTGGGCGCCTGGAGCGTCCAGGTGGCCTCCGGCCAGAACAGCGCCAGCTGCCGGATGGCCAGTCCCTGGCGATTGCCGTCCACCTGGCCACTGAGCGTGAGCCCCAGCTCCGCGTCTCCCGCCACGCGCACGCTGGCCTCCAGCGCACGGTCCTGCGTGGCCAGCGTGACGGCGACGTCGCGCAAGTCCCGTCCGCCCGCCTTCAGCCGGGACACCACCAGCGTGGCGTTGGACGTGAGGGGGTGGCTGACGTCCGGCATCTCCAGCTTCAGGGACACCTCCTGCGCCGCCACGTCGCCGTACCGCAGCGCCGCGAAGCCACCGTCGACCTTCACGGCGGGCGTGCGCAGCGGGCCCTTCACGGAGAAGTCCAACGTGCCGTTGCCCGCCATGGGGGCCACCACGCCCGGCATCAGCTTGGACAGCATCTGCGAGAGCAGGGCGAGGTTGCCGGCGGTGAGGCCGCCTTGCAGGTTCACCGACTCCGCGGTGCCGTCTCCCTTGGCCTGCAGGGCCACGCCCGGCGCGAGCATCCGCAGCCGCATCAGCGAATACCGGCCCTCCTTCGCGCTGGCCTCCAGCTCCACCGGACCCAGCGGCTGGCCCAGGTATTGGGAGGGGGACACGGTGAGCTTCACCTCGCCTTCCATCGACTCCAGGCTCGTGCCTCCGCCCTTCGCGTCCAGGTCCGCGGCGATGCGCGTCTTGGGGCCCTGCGCCATCAGCTCCGACAGGTCCACGTCGCGCGCCTTCACGGACAGGCCGTCGGTGCGCATCCGCTCCAAATCCATGCCGCCCTTCACGGACACGGAGGCGCTGGCGGCCTTCGCGGTGACGTCCACCCGCGCCGCGTCGCCGTCCAGTCCGGCGGAGCCCTCCGCGGACACCGGCACCCGCAAAGGCCAGTTGGGCACGAAGGCCCGCAGCAGGTCGGGCGGCGCGGATAGGCGCCGCAGCTCCAGTCCTGCTTGGAGCCGGCCCTCCGGCGCGCCCGGCGGCGTCTCTGGCGGGAGCTTCGCGCGGCCGCTGGCGTCCAACACCAGCCCCGCGGCCTCCAGGTCGACATCGCCTTCGAAGGCGCCCTCTTCGCCGCGGGCCTTCAGCGCCAGCCGCACGGGCCCAGGCACGGGACGGGCGAGGTTCGCGGTGGCGTCCAGGTTCGCGCCCACGCCCTGCGTCGCGGCGGCGTAGCGGGCCGAGCCCCGGGCATCCAGGTCCTCCAGCCGCACCTGCCGCTCACCGCCTTCGGGCACCGCCTGACGGAAGTCGACATAGCCGTCCTCGAGCACGAGCTCGTGCAAGTCCAGCGTCAGCGAGCCGCGGCCCTGGGAGGGCTCCTCGGGGCTGGGCGTGCGGGGCTCCAGCGCGCGCGTCAGGTTCAGTCCGCGCTCGTCCTGGGCCAGATACAGGCGCGGACGCTCGAGGCGCGCGGAGGGGAGGTTCACGTGCTGGCGCACCAGCCCCGCCAGCCGCGCGCGCACGTCCACCCGGGCAATCTCCGCCACCAGCTCGCCTTCGGGGTCATACAGCTTCACGTCCTCGAGGATGACGCCGCTCAGGGACAGGTCCAGGCGCCCCAGCTCCAGCCGGCCGGAGAGCTGCTCATGGGCCAGCGCGAGTCCCTTCTGGACGAGCCAGGCCTCTCCGCGCGACGTCGTGACGAAGACGAGCACGCCCGCGACGACGAGCACGATGAGGCCCACGAGGCCCAGCAGGCCCCACAGCACGCGGCGGCCCCAGCGCGCGGGCCGGCGGGGTGGGGGAGGCGCGGCGCTCGGGGCGGATTCCGTCAAAACGCCTCTCCAATCGACAGGTGCAGCGCGCACAGCCCGTCCGGAGCGCCCGCGAACGCGCCGCTGGGCGTCGTCGGGCCCGTGGGCCTCCACCGGCTTCCGATGCCGAAGCAGCCTCCGGCTTCGGGATAGATGTATCCCGGGGTGGAAACGGGCAATCCCCCGCCAATGTTCAACCGCCGGGCGATGTCCAGCCGGACGGGCCCGACGACCGTCAGATACCGCAGGCCCATGCCCACGGCGTGGTAGTGCTGGGGGCCGAAGAGCTTGGGCCGGTTCGCGTGGGAGAAGTCCTCGATGCCCACCAGGCCCGTGTCATAGAAGGCCGCCACCATCAGGCTCTCCGTGAACTGGTAGCGCATCTCCACCGAGGTCTCGAAGAGGCTGTTGCCACCCACGGGCACGGTGTCCCATTCCGCGTCCTGGACGACATCCGGGTTGCCGTCGCCGTCCACGTCCGCCGTGCGTTGCAGGGCGGCCAGGGGGGACAGGCGCTGGCCGTTGAAGCCGCGCATGAACGTGCCACCGCCCGAGAAGAAGCGGGTGACGATGGAGCTCTGGCTGCCGCCCGCGGGGTTCAGCGTGCCCGCGCGCACCTTCGCCGCCAGGATGAACCGCTTGTCCTCGCCGAACGAACGGTAGACGCGCAGGTCGGGCAGCAAGCGGACGTAGTTGAAGTCTCCCATGAGGGGCGTGCCTCCGCCCTTCTGGACGGAGAGGGAGATGTAGTAGCCGTCGCGTGGCTCGATGACGTCATCGCGCCGGTCCCAGGTGAAGGCCAGCTCCAGGAAGCTGAGCGCCACGTTGCACTGCGCCTGGCCCTCGCCGCAGCCCAGGACGATGGGCGGCACGCGGGAGTCGGCGCTGACGCGGCCGCTGAGCCGGTACACCTGGAGGTTGTACGACGGGAAGATGGAGAAGTCGGGGTGCGGCTGCCAGATGACACCCGTCTGGAGCCTGCCGCCCCAGAAGTCATAGGCCTGCTCCAGGCCCTTCTCCACGCTGAGCGAGTTCTGCGCCCGCAAGTCCCTGAAGAGGAAGCGGGGCTGCTCGTACTCGGCGGTGACGTCGAAGACGGGACCGTCCTTGTTGAAGTTGAGGACGTTGGGGATGAAGGCGTAGCCCAGCCGGCCGCGGACGGTGAAGCGGCGCAGGCCGCCGCCGAAGTTGCGGTGCGTCCACTCGCCCACCGCGCGGACCTCCTGCCGGGCCGCGTCCACGCCCAGGCCGCCGCCCAGCCGCACGGAGCGGAAGGGCGCCTCGCGCACGTCCACCACCACCGGCACCGTGCCGGATTCGCGGTCCGGCGCGCCGCGGTTCACCTTCACCGCGCCGAACACGCCCATGCGGAACACGCGCGCCTGCGCGTTGGCCAGCGCCGTCTCGCTGTACCAGTCCCCCTTCTTCAGCGCGCCCGTCACCTGCTCGATGATGCGGCGCGGAGGCACCTGGGGATTGGCGTCCGTGGCGACGAAGGTGTTGCCGAAGCGGTAGCGAATGCCGGGCCGGGTGCGCAATTCCACCACCGCCTGCCTCGTGTCCACGTCCACCCGGACCTCGCCGTCGACTTCGGCCTCGGCGTAGGCCAGCTCGCGCAGCCGCTCCTGGACGCGGACCTTCGCTTCCTCCCAGGACTCTTCCTTGAAGATGTCGCCTTCGCGCAGGGGCAGTCCATCCAGCACGTACTTGCGGTGCTCCTCGCGCACGTCCTCCGGCAGGGTGTCCAGGCCCGTCACCTGGATTTCGCTGATGCGGGTGGGTTCGCCCTCCTGCACGCTGATGTCGATGGCGACCTTGTCGTCACCGGCCGGCTTCACCTCGGCGTGGGTGACCTTCGCCTGGTAGAAGCCCTGGGCCTGGTAGTACCGCTCGATGCGGCGCAGGTCCGCCTGCCAGGCGTTGGCGTCGAAGTAGCTGGGGCCGCCAAAGGGCCAGAAGCCCCAGAAGGGCGTGGCGGTGGTGAGGATGCGGTCCTTGATGGCGCCCTCTCTCACCTGGTCCGTGCCCCGGATTTCCAGGTCGGTGACCTTGGGCCCCGAAGGGGGCGGCGCATTCGTGGTGGCGCAGGCCGCGGTGAGCAGCAGCGCGAGCGGAGTGGCAAGGCGGAGGTATCTGAGCAGGTCGGCGGCCACGGGGTGTTTCATAGCTGGAAGGCTCGCGGCCCCAACACTTCTTCCGTCCAGGATGGCAATGCTTTGTCGCATACCGGGACGTCGGGTCAAACCCCAGTGTCCGGTGCCGCGGAATGGCGCCTCGCGAAGACGTGCAAGCCGCTCCCACCTGGCCCAAGATGGGGGGTCATGGCCCAGTCCCGGCGAATCAGAAGCCTGGTGTTCTCCGTGCTCGCGGTATGCGCGTCCTCGTGTGGTGTCTCCGAGGACGAGGCGGTGCGCCCCAAGGAGGGCGAGAGCTTGTCGGACGCGCCCTACTGCGGCTCGTTCGGCTGCGTGAACCCGTACCAGTTCTGCGCGGAAATCTTCCTGGAGTTCGGCCGCTCGCCGCCCATCTGCGTCTTCGACGACATCTGCGAGCGGTTGGAGTGCGCCAACTCCAACCGCACCTGCGCCCTGTTCGACGGCTTCCCGGCCCAGGTGAAGTGCATCAAGCCGTGAGGCCGTCACGGTCGCGCGTGTCCGCTCGCTTCGGGGCCCCGGGCGGACGGTGTCTCAGCGCCGCGCGGACGCGGTGAGCCAGGCCAGCCGTTCAGCGGCCTCGCGCGTGCGCGAATCGGTGAGCAGGTCGCTCACGTTCTGCTCGATGCGGTAGGCCCAGTTCGAATCGCTCATGGAGCCGGGCAGGTTGATGCGGTCCCGGGTGCCGAGCACGTCCTGCCAGGGCAACACGCACAGGTCGCTGTTGGCGTTGAGCGCCGAGGCCAGCATGGCCCGGTGCACGTCCGGGGTGAACTCGCGGGTGATGGCCACGCCGTTGAGCTCCGGCCATGCGCGCGCCGCCGCATGCCGCTCGTGGTCGCCCGCGCCCTCCCACCACTCGGCCACCGTGTCCGTGTCATGCGTGCCGGTGGTGACCAGGGACACCGCCGGGAACTGGCGCGGGTCGCGGTAGTGGTTGTCGTCGCGCTCCCAGCGCATCACCCGGTAGCCGGGCAGCTGGAGCTCCGCGAGGATGTGGCGCACGAAGGGCGGAATCACGCCCAGGTCCTCGGCGACGATGCCAGCGCCCTCGGACAGCAGGCGGAAGGTCTTCTCGCCCAGGCGGCGGTGGCTCTCCTCGTCCGGCGGGATGAAGCGCCCGGTGGGCGTCTGCGCGTCGCGAATCCACTGCCGGAAGTACCCCACCGCGTGGTCCACGCGACGCAAGTCGTAGTAGCTGGCCGCCTTCTTCGCGCGCGTCTTCAGCCACGCGAAGTCGTCCTTCTCCATGGCCGCCAGGTCGAAGTAGGGCAGGCCCCAGTCCTGGCCCGTGGCGGAGAAGTCATCCGGAGGCACGCCCAGGCGGGCGTCGCGCCGCAGGATGTCCGGGTGCGCCCACACGTCCGCGCTGTCCTGCCCGATGATGAACGGCTCGTCGCCGCACAGGAGGACGTCCTTGGCGCGGGCCTGCGTCCGCACCTCGTTCCACTGCTGCTCGGCCACCCACTGGAGCCAGGCGTGGTAGCGCACGCGGCGCTCCAGCTCCCGGCCCTTCTGGGCCAGGGCCTCGGGCTGACGGGTGCGCAGCGGCTCCGGCCACTCCCACCACGGGCGGCGGTCCTCCTGCTCGCTGATGGCGGTGAAGAGCGCGTAGCTCTCCAGCCATTCGCCCTGGGCGTCGCGCCACTGGCGGAAGGCCTTCGCCCGCTCGGACTGAGGCGCCCAGTGCTGCGCTTCGAAGACGTCGAAGGCGCGCGCGAAGGCGGTGTCCTTGAGGGGGAAGACCAAATCGTAGCGCACGCGCGGCGCCGAGCGCGCCTCGGCCAGCTGGGCGCGCTGGGCGTCGGACAGGGCCGCCTCGCCGCCGGCCGCGGTGAACTCCGGCAGCCGCTGCAGGTCGATGAAGAGGGGATTGAGGCCGAAGGCCGAGCGCGTTGCGTAGGGGCTCGGGTCGCCCGGCGCGGTGGGCAGCAGCGGCAGCACCATCAGCATCCGCTGGCGGGCGGCCTTCATCCAGGTGAACAGTCCCTCCAGGGCACCGAAGTCACCGATGCCAAAGTCGGTCTGCGAGCGGAGGGAGAAGAGCGGGAGCAAGAGACCGGAGAGCCGGCCAGGGGTGGACATGGTGCGATGCAATCTGCCCCAGCCCCGCGCTGGTGGGAACTGCGGACGCTCTCCGAGTGTGTCTGGGTTCTTCGCTTTCCGGACGGAAGGGCCGTTAACATCCAGGTGTGAACTGGTTGCCGGAGTCTTTCTACGCCCGTCCCGCGCTGGTGGTCGCTCGGGAGCTGCTCGGCGCCTGGCTGGTGGTGGAGGAGGGCGGGCAGTGCCGGGTGGGCCGCATCGTGGAGACGGAGGCCTATGTCGGCGAGCATGACCTGGCGTGCCACGCGGCCAAGGGGCTCACCCCTCGCACCGAGGTCATGTTCGGACCGGCCGGCGTGGCGTACGTCTATCTGATTTATGGCATGCACCACTGTTTCAACGTGGTGACGGATGCCACGGGGGTGGGCGCGGCGGTGCTGGTGCGGGCGGTGGAGCCGGTGGAGGGCCTGCCCCCGGGGACGCGCACGGACGGGCCGGGCCGCCTGTGCAAGGCGCTGGGCCTCACCCGGGCGCACAACCGGCGGGGCCTGTGTACGCCCGCGCTGCACCTTCGACCCGGGACGCCTGTTCCCGAGTCAGCCGTGTCCCGGGGGCCTCGGATTGGCGTGGATTACGCCGGGACCTGGGCCGCCGAGCCCTTCCGGTTGTGGGTCCGGGACAGTCAACATGTCAGCAAGGGGCCGCCACCGGGGCGCCGCAAGCCCGCTTGACGGCGGGCTTCCTGGCTGGTTGGGTGCGCCCCGCCATGTCCGACGAGGCCGTCATGGGCGAGGACCGTCAGCTCCTCGCTCGCGCACAGGATGGGGATGTTTCCGCCTTCGAGGCCCTGGTGGATGCCCACCGGGACAAGGTGTATGGCCTGGCGCTCCGGATGACCCGTTCGGAGGCCGATGCGGCCGAAATCACCCAGGATACCTTCCTGTCCGCCTACCAACACCTGAAGGATTTCCGGGGGGATGCGGCCTTCGGTTCCTGGGTGCACCGCATCGCCGCCAACCATGCGCTCATGCGCCTGCGCCACCGCCGCGTGGCCCAGGCAGCCGAGCAGGAGCTCCAGGGCCCGGAGTTCACCGAGCGTGGCTCCCTGGCGGAGTATCCCCAGACGGATTGGAGCCGGGACGCCGAGGAGAAGGCCCTGGACGCCGAGCTGGGCTCCGCCATCCAGCAAGCCTCGGACCGCCTGCCCGAGGGGTACCGGGAGGTCTTCCTCTTGAAAGACGTGGAGGGCCTCAGTTACGAACAGATTGCAGAGGCGACGGGGGACTCCATCCCCGCCATCAAGAGCCGGTTGCACCGGGCACGGCTCGCGCTCCGTGAAGCCATCGACGCTTTCTACAACCGGGATAGCCGCGAGTTGTGAAACGCGACGAAGCGCTCGGCATCATCGAGAGGAACGAGGGCGCGCCGCAGCCAGCCGAGGTTCGGATGTACAACTGCAAAGATTCCATCAACCTCCTGCTGCAATTCCTCGACGGAGAGATGTCTCCCGAGGACACACAGCACCTACGTGAGCACCTGCGCGGATGCAGTCCCTGTGTGGACTTCCTGCGCACCTACCGGGCCACCCCCGGGCTGTGCAAGAAGGCGCTGGCGGCGAAGATGCCGAAGGAAGTCTCCGAGAAGCTCACCGAGTTCCTTCGCTCCAAAATCAAGTCCGCCTCGTGAACCTGAAGTCATTGTCGTTGCAGGAGCTGGAGGCCGCGCTCGCGCCGCTCTCCCCGTCGCCCGCCGCCGTCCGCAAGGTGTTCGCGGCCGTCTTCGCCCACGGCGCGCAGTCCGTGGAGGAGGTCGCTTCGGCCCGTCAGGTGCCGCGCCGCGTGGGAGACCACCTGCGTGCCC
This genomic stretch from Myxococcus virescens harbors:
- a CDS encoding anti-sigma factor family protein → MKRDEALGIIERNEGAPQPAEVRMYNCKDSINLLLQFLDGEMSPEDTQHLREHLRGCSPCVDFLRTYRATPGLCKKALAAKMPKEVSEKLTEFLRSKIKSAS
- a CDS encoding RNA polymerase sigma factor — encoded protein: MSDEAVMGEDRQLLARAQDGDVSAFEALVDAHRDKVYGLALRMTRSEADAAEITQDTFLSAYQHLKDFRGDAAFGSWVHRIAANHALMRLRHRRVAQAAEQELQGPEFTERGSLAEYPQTDWSRDAEEKALDAELGSAIQQASDRLPEGYREVFLLKDVEGLSYEQIAEATGDSIPAIKSRLHRARLALREAIDAFYNRDSREL
- a CDS encoding 4-alpha-glucanotransferase: MSTPGRLSGLLLPLFSLRSQTDFGIGDFGALEGLFTWMKAARQRMLMVLPLLPTAPGDPSPYATRSAFGLNPLFIDLQRLPEFTAAGGEAALSDAQRAQLAEARSAPRVRYDLVFPLKDTAFARAFDVFEAQHWAPQSERAKAFRQWRDAQGEWLESYALFTAISEQEDRRPWWEWPEPLRTRQPEALAQKGRELERRVRYHAWLQWVAEQQWNEVRTQARAKDVLLCGDEPFIIGQDSADVWAHPDILRRDARLGVPPDDFSATGQDWGLPYFDLAAMEKDDFAWLKTRAKKAASYYDLRRVDHAVGYFRQWIRDAQTPTGRFIPPDEESHRRLGEKTFRLLSEGAGIVAEDLGVIPPFVRHILAELQLPGYRVMRWERDDNHYRDPRQFPAVSLVTTGTHDTDTVAEWWEGAGDHERHAAARAWPELNGVAITREFTPDVHRAMLASALNANSDLCVLPWQDVLGTRDRINLPGSMSDSNWAYRIEQNVSDLLTDSRTREAAERLAWLTASARR
- a CDS encoding BamA/TamA family outer membrane protein, whose translation is MKHPVAADLLRYLRLATPLALLLTAACATTNAPPPSGPKVTDLEIRGTDQVREGAIKDRILTTATPFWGFWPFGGPSYFDANAWQADLRRIERYYQAQGFYQAKVTHAEVKPAGDDKVAIDISVQEGEPTRISEIQVTGLDTLPEDVREEHRKYVLDGLPLREGDIFKEESWEEAKVRVQERLRELAYAEAEVDGEVRVDVDTRQAVVELRTRPGIRYRFGNTFVATDANPQVPPRRIIEQVTGALKKGDWYSETALANAQARVFRMGVFGAVKVNRGAPDRESGTVPVVVDVREAPFRSVRLGGGLGVDAARQEVRAVGEWTHRNFGGGLRRFTVRGRLGYAFIPNVLNFNKDGPVFDVTAEYEQPRFLFRDLRAQNSLSVEKGLEQAYDFWGGRLQTGVIWQPHPDFSIFPSYNLQVYRLSGRVSADSRVPPIVLGCGEGQAQCNVALSFLELAFTWDRRDDVIEPRDGYYISLSVQKGGGTPLMGDFNYVRLLPDLRVYRSFGEDKRFILAAKVRAGTLNPAGGSQSSIVTRFFSGGGTFMRGFNGQRLSPLAALQRTADVDGDGNPDVVQDAEWDTVPVGGNSLFETSVEMRYQFTESLMVAAFYDTGLVGIEDFSHANRPKLFGPQHYHAVGMGLRYLTVVGPVRLDIARRLNIGGGLPVSTPGYIYPEAGGCFGIGSRWRPTGPTTPSGAFAGAPDGLCALHLSIGEAF
- a CDS encoding DNA-3-methyladenine glycosylase, with the translated sequence MNWLPESFYARPALVVARELLGAWLVVEEGGQCRVGRIVETEAYVGEHDLACHAAKGLTPRTEVMFGPAGVAYVYLIYGMHHCFNVVTDATGVGAAVLVRAVEPVEGLPPGTRTDGPGRLCKALGLTRAHNRRGLCTPALHLRPGTPVPESAVSRGPRIGVDYAGTWAAEPFRLWVRDSQHVSKGPPPGRRKPA